In a single window of the Carassius carassius chromosome 26, fCarCar2.1, whole genome shotgun sequence genome:
- the stk38l gene encoding serine/threonine-protein kinase 38-like, with amino-acid sequence MAMTGGMAAPLPMSNHTRERVTVAKLTLEHFYSTLLTQHEEREMRQKKLEKVMDEEGLPDEEKSMRRSLHARKETEFLRLKRTQLGLDDFESLKVIGRGAFGEVRLVQKKDTGHIYAMKILRKSDMLEKEQVAHIWAERDILVEADGAWVVKMFYSFQDKRNLYLIMEFLPGGDMMTLLMKKDTLSEEATQFYIAETVLAIDSIHQLGFIHRDIKPDNLLLDSRGHVKLSDFGLCTGLKKAHRTEFYRNLTHNPPSDFSFQNMNSKRKAETWKKNRRQLAYSTVGTPDYIAPEVFMQTGYNKLCDWWSLGVIMYEMLIGYPPFCSETPQETYRKVMNWRETLIFPPEVPISERAKDLILRYCTDAEKRIGSGSVDEIKSHQFFESVDWEHIRERPAAISIDIKSIDDTSNFDDFPESDILQPVTNVTEPDFKSKDWVFLNYTYKRFEGLTQRGTIPTYMKAGKA; translated from the exons ATGGCCATGACGGGAGGCATGGCAGCGCCGCTCCCGATGAGCAACCATACACGTGAGAGAGTCACGGTGGCCAAACTCACGCTGGAGCACTTCTACAGCACACTGCTCACCCAGCACGAGGAGCGGGAGATGAG GCAGAAGAAGCTGGAGAAGGTGATGGATGAGGAAGGTTTACCTGATGAAGAG AAGAGCATGAGGCGCTCTCTGCACGCTCGTAAGGAGACCGAGTTTCTGCGGCTCAAGAGGACCCAGCTTGGTCTCGATGACTTCGAGTCCCTTAAAGTGATCGGGAGAGGAGCATTTGGAGAG GTTCGCCTGGTTCAGAAAAAGGACACTGGTCACATTTATGCCATGAAGATCCTCAGGAAATCAGACATGCTAGAGAAAGAACAg GTAGCTCATATCTGGGCCGAGAGAGATATCCTGGTGGAGGCTGATGGCGCCTGGGTAGTGAAGATGTTCTACAGCTTTCAAGATAAACGCAATCTGTATCTCATCATGGAGTTTCTGCCTGGAG gagatATGATGACTCTGCTGATGAAGAAAGACACTCTGTCGGAAGAAGCTACACAGTTCTATATTGCAGAGACTGTCCTGGCCATTGACTCCATTCACCAGCTGGGCTTCATTCACAGAGACATCAAACCTGACAACCTGCTGCTCGACTCACGG GGCCATGTCAAACTGTCTGACTTTGGCCTCTGCACAGGCTTGAAGAAGGCACATCGGACTGAATTTTACAGGAACCTCACACACAACCCACCCAGTGACTTTT CATTTCAAAACATGAATTCAAAACGGAAAGCAGAAACATGGAAGAAGAACCGAAGACAGTTG GCATATTCAACTGTCGGGACGCCAGACTATATCGCCCCTGAGGTATTCATGCAGACGGGCTACAACAAGCTGTGTGACTGGTGGTCTCTTGGAGTGATAATGTATGAGATGCTGATAG GCTACCCACCCTTCTGTTCAGAAACGCCACAGGAAACCTACAGGAAGGTCATGAACTGGCGAGAAACGTTAATTTTCCCCCCCGAAGTGCCCATTTCAGAGAGAGCAAAGGACTTGATCCTTAG GTATTGCACAGATGCAGAAAAAAGGATTGGTTCAGGAAGTGTGGATGAAATTAAATCCCACCAGTTCTTTGAGTCTGTGGACTGGGAGCATATCAG AGAGAGACCTGCTGCTATTTCCATCGACATCAAGAGCATCGACGATACGTCCAACTTCgatgactttccagagtcagacATTCTACAGCCAG TGACAAATGTAACAGAACCAGACTTCAAGTCCAAGGACTGGGTTTTCCTTAACTACACCTACAAACGCTTTGAGGGATTGACACAGCGTGGCACCATCCCCACTTACATGAAGGCAGGGAAGGCGTGA
- the gsap gene encoding gamma-secretase-activating protein: MLRLNPVFDTQKDVVSSILAKEERANIGVLEPRILSVERDGGVVYSWRGATGTTRIGKYDPHSAENKLLYTFEKQECVTSCSLNKEETLLAVSLSQSTQGEGRFKPVSKCLTLLIEIHPINNTKVLKAVDCKVKVQFLYPKTYRTTVLESHLLLAAEDGYVDQYHINLTRQEGYRVVMQNPERLSRERVAEDFSWVQWDSDTQRLFYITAREKHTLKCVQFYPDRNFETVFELPLEMPSVSSVTSSVSFVNFGYDHYQDMKDDGLRLEVFTSPTGTMCVCYSHPVHWHKDATYTIAFVHRGCSKTFTVSLEKGSAPANLPTVHPIFIHLDYYIVVYLADHFLHLINCRQQDLLCYSLFLSGADGHIEDLGSGREVVSVSGSRLLDVRAGRMYTMELNPDFLLELLSSDRPEAQRLAALHCMLVYLQPNPVIELKIINWISENVMSFDAFDQIQEFILATLYRICYQQCVSLDKLLPYSCVFEKKELPVALTAIPGVKCTPELLCQPLIKGKPKSLQGYWEELQHVLDRMRYFEAVPSPRFRSSLIKEDWDRFQAAMNSEKKKSPRYHRQIEDNTKKVMSMVDTWRLDKRVVPLFQEEDQQQRVLVGLMVDKLREHLNRHLSGLGKKKIDLLVVNYAAKLLELVWHVLELMWQKLKLGPWVLCIKQQGSSEEWAMFHVMFRILEATKGLCLPLPPGYSTLLSVLGVRCLPQHTFLQYVDHGLLQLTEPFVSRLMTDLDNSDANEQLKFSILKRLPEYMEQKVSQQWDHPITSACISREYVRTLLEINLENTDSALLDHSKSCFYPDFLPLNYLAKILSKREEQAQNPSEEQENVDVRFVEEMALKQTQIKLGFEVK; the protein is encoded by the exons ATGTTGAGATTAAACCCCGTTTTCGATACTCAGAAAGATGTTGTGTCAAGCATTTTGGCGAAGGAGGAAAGAGCGAATATAG GTGTTCTTGAGCCTCGCATTCTGAGTGTGGAGAGAGATGGAGGGGTCGTATACTCTTGGAGA GGAGCAACAGGAACTACAAGAATTGGGAAGTACGATCCTCACAGTGCAGAGAATAAG CTCCTCTACACTTTTGAAAAGCAAGAGTGTGTCACCAGCTGCTCTTTAAATAAAGAAGAAACACTCCTAG CGGTCAGTCTATCTCAGTCCACACAGGGAGAAGGCCGCTTTAAACCAG TGTCAAAATGTTTGACTCTCCTCATTGAGATACACCCAATCAACAACACAAAGGTCCTGAAGGCAGTGGACTGCAAAGTCAAAGTGCAG TTTCTTTATCCTAAGACATATCGGACCACTGTACTGGAGAGTCATTTGCTGTTGGCGGCAGAGGATGGCT ATGTTGATCAGTACCACATTAATCTGACGAGGCAGGAGGGCTACAGAGTG GTGATGCAGAATCCTGAGCGTCTGAGTAGAGAGAGAGTTGCAGAGGACTTCAGTTGGGTTCAGTGGGACTCGGATACTCAAAGACTGTTCTACATCACTGCACGG GAGAAACACACACTGAAGTGTGTGCAGTTTTACCCTGATCGCAACTTTGAGACTGTG TTTGAGCTTCCACTGGAGATGCCCAGTGTCTCTTCTGTCACTTCTTCTGTGAG CTTTGTTAATTTTGGATATGATCACTATCAGGACATGAAGGACGACGGTCTCAGGTTAGAGGTCTTCACCAGCCCAACAG GAACCATGTGTGTGTGCTACAGCCATCCAGTTCACTGGCACAAGGACGCCACCTACACTATTGCATTTGTGCACAGAG GTTGCAGCAAGACGTTCACTGTGTCTCTGGAGAAAGGTTCTGCACCTGCTAATTTGCCAACCGTCCATCCTATCTTCATTCATCTGG attatTATATAGTGGTGTACCTGGCTGATCATTTCCTGCACCTCATCAACTGCAGACAACAAGACCTGCTCTGCTACAGTCTTTTCTTGTCAG GAGCAGATGGTCATATTGAAGACCTGGGTTCAGGCAGAGAAGTTGTGAGTGTGTCTGGCAGCAGGTTGCTTGATGTCCGTGCCGGCAGGATGTACACCATGGAGCTCAATCCAGACTTCCTGCTTGAGCTTCTCAGTTCAGACAGGCCAGAGGCCCAGCGGCTTGCTGCTCTGCACTGCATGCTGGTCTACCTTCAGCCAAATCCTGTGATAGAGCTCAAg ATTATAAACTGGATCAGTGAGAATGTCATGAGCTTTGATGCTTTTGATCAGATTCAGGAATTTATTTTAG CGACCCTGTACAGAATATGCTACCAGCAGTGTGTGAGCCTAGATAAGTTGTTGCCGTACTCCTGTGTTTTCGAGAAAAAG GAGCTTCCTGTGGCTCTGACAGCAATCCCTGGGGTGAAATGCACTCCTGAACTGCTCTGTCAGCCATTAATTAAAGGGAAG CCTAAAAGCCTGCAGGGTTATTGGGAGGAGCTCCAGCATGTCTTGGACAGGATGAGGTACTTCGAGGCAGTACCGAGCCCACGCTTCAGGTCCAGTCTGATTAAAGAGGACTGGGACAGATTTCAGGCTGCTATG AACTCCGAGAAGAAGAAATCTCCCCGCTATCATCGCCAAATTGAGGACAACACAAAAAA AGTAATGTCCATGGTGGACACTTGGCGTTTGG ATAAGCGTGTAGTTCCACTGTTTCAAGAAGAAGACCAACAGCAGAGGGTGCTGGTGGGCCTG ATGGTGGACAAACTCAGAGAGCACTTAAACAGACATTTATCAGGACTTGGGAAGAAAAAGATTGATTTGCTGGTGGTGAATTATGCTGCAAAGCTG CTGGAACTGGTCTGGCACGTGTTGGAATTGATGTGGCAGAAGCTGAAGTTGGGCCCCTGGGTGCTTTGCAT TAAGCAGCAGGGTAGTTCAGAAGAGTGGGCAATGTTTCATGTGATGTTTCGCATTCTGGAAGCAACTAAAGGGCTCTGTCTCCCCCTCCCTCCAG GTTATTCCACACTGTTAAGTGTGCTTGGAGTCCGATGTCTCCCACAGCACACTTTTCTCCAATATGTGGACCATGGCCTTCTTCAACTCACAGAACCATTTGTTTCACGACTTATGACAG ATTTAGATAACAGTGATGCCAATGAGCAGTTGAAGTTCAGTATTCTGAAAAGACTTCCTGAG TATATGGAGCAGAAAGTTAGCCAGCAGTGGGATCACCCCATAACTTCTGCATGCATCTCCAGAGAATACGTCAGGACTCTGCTGGAAATAAACTTAGAAAACACG GACTCTGCACTCTTGGACCACAGCAAGTCCTGTTTCTATCCTGATTTCCTACCCCTAAACTACCTCGCCAAGATTCTCTCAAAAAGGGAGGAACAAG CTCAGAACCCTTCTGAAGAGCAGGAGAATGTGGACGTCAGGTTTGTGGAGGAGATGGCCTTAAAGCAAACACAGATCAAGCTGGGCTTTGAAGTCAAGTAA